In Chryseobacterium turcicum, a single window of DNA contains:
- a CDS encoding patatin-like phospholipase family protein gives MRKLLTFLFAFQMLLIQSQVKKDLVIPKNPRIGLSLAGGGAKGFSHVGVLKVLDSLGVKVDYISGTSMGAIVGGLYASGYSGKEIEKIVMDTDFYSLIRDPKSRKESTFFNKSVDKYLFSIPLKNGKITLPSSISSGQKNVYLLKELFKNVSNVNDFSKLPIPFMCVATNLESGNMQILESGDLVQSIMASSAFPSLMDPVKIGDSIYIDGAMTVNYPSKPLKDKGIDIVIGVDLNQDLSKREDLNNIISILNQVIDFGIQKDTRRQYKYTDINIKPNLTGMTATSYDDKKKILDSGYVEGLKYAAVLDQLPKREFDRLRQAVNPIYSNVYKIDSISIDGGKIYGKNYVLGKMGLRLPSMQTYGSINKGLDKLVATNNYRFINYDIVTENNFNYLKLYVTEDDARHFLKLGLHYDEIFKTGLLLNYSAKRLLFKNSTLSLDVIVGDKPRYYFNYFIDNGYIPGFGIYSSGMSFDLKNNLNINTDKWEWLRNEVYIQSVWKDKFAIGTGMSHDYFEAEINGLNKRYNRFLNPYVFLKSDTQNDRDFPTKGFYLNAEGKVIDLLKSEVDKRLIQVKADLRINLPITKQLSYHLNLYGGITIGENLPEYYQYRLGGMFEQNIINFKNFSGFYFAQLNTNNVVSVSNDLQFKFYKNLFLSGNFSFANLSDDISFEDAVKVNYSSVGATLGYKSPFGQIKLNFSHSLKNNQKGIFSVILGHWF, from the coding sequence ATGAGAAAACTCCTCACTTTTCTATTCGCATTTCAAATGCTTTTGATACAGTCTCAGGTAAAGAAAGATTTGGTGATTCCCAAAAATCCTAGAATAGGACTTTCACTTGCAGGTGGTGGAGCGAAAGGTTTTTCACATGTAGGAGTTCTCAAAGTATTAGATTCTTTAGGCGTAAAAGTAGATTATATCTCGGGCACAAGTATGGGTGCTATCGTTGGAGGTTTATACGCTTCCGGATATTCTGGTAAAGAGATTGAAAAAATAGTAATGGATACCGATTTCTATTCATTAATCAGAGATCCTAAATCAAGAAAAGAAAGTACTTTTTTTAATAAATCTGTCGACAAATATCTTTTTTCTATTCCTTTAAAAAACGGGAAAATAACCCTTCCCTCTTCTATCAGTTCGGGGCAAAAGAATGTTTATCTTTTGAAAGAGCTTTTTAAAAATGTTTCCAACGTCAATGATTTTTCAAAACTTCCTATTCCATTTATGTGTGTTGCCACCAATCTCGAAAGTGGAAATATGCAGATTTTGGAAAGTGGTGATTTGGTACAATCGATTATGGCAAGTTCTGCCTTTCCATCATTAATGGATCCTGTGAAAATTGGAGACAGCATTTATATCGACGGAGCGATGACTGTTAATTATCCTTCAAAACCTTTAAAAGATAAAGGAATTGATATCGTAATTGGAGTCGATTTAAATCAAGATTTATCTAAGAGAGAAGATTTGAATAATATCATTTCTATTTTGAATCAGGTCATAGATTTCGGCATTCAGAAAGATACAAGAAGACAGTATAAATATACTGATATCAATATAAAACCTAACCTTACCGGAATGACTGCTACAAGCTACGACGACAAGAAAAAAATTCTTGATAGCGGCTATGTAGAAGGATTAAAATATGCTGCGGTATTAGACCAACTACCAAAACGGGAATTTGACCGCCTAAGACAAGCTGTAAACCCTATATATTCTAACGTCTACAAGATTGACAGTATATCGATTGATGGTGGTAAAATATACGGTAAAAACTATGTTCTCGGTAAAATGGGTCTTCGTCTACCATCGATGCAAACGTATGGAAGCATAAACAAAGGTTTAGACAAATTAGTTGCCACCAACAACTACCGCTTTATCAATTATGACATCGTTACCGAAAATAATTTTAACTATTTGAAATTATATGTCACCGAAGATGATGCCCGACATTTTCTGAAACTAGGACTTCATTATGACGAAATTTTCAAAACCGGACTTCTACTCAACTATTCAGCCAAAAGGCTTTTATTCAAAAATTCAACCCTTTCTTTAGATGTCATTGTAGGAGATAAACCGAGATATTATTTTAACTATTTTATAGACAACGGGTATATTCCTGGCTTTGGTATTTACTCTTCGGGAATGAGTTTTGATTTAAAAAACAATTTAAACATAAATACAGACAAATGGGAATGGCTCCGCAATGAAGTCTACATTCAATCGGTATGGAAAGATAAATTTGCAATCGGAACAGGAATGAGCCATGACTATTTCGAAGCAGAAATTAATGGCTTAAATAAACGCTACAACCGCTTCCTAAATCCTTATGTATTTCTAAAAAGCGATACTCAAAATGATAGAGATTTTCCTACAAAAGGGTTCTACCTTAACGCTGAAGGAAAAGTTATTGATTTATTAAAATCTGAAGTTGACAAGAGGCTCATTCAGGTAAAAGCTGATCTAAGAATTAATCTTCCGATTACAAAACAATTAAGTTACCACCTCAATCTTTATGGAGGAATTACCATTGGTGAAAATCTTCCAGAATATTATCAATACAGATTAGGAGGAATGTTTGAACAGAATATCATCAATTTCAAAAATTTTTCAGGATTTTATTTTGCACAGCTTAATACCAATAATGTAGTTTCAGTTTCAAATGATTTACAATTTAAATTTTATAAAAACTTATTTTTGAGCGGAAATTTTTCTTTCGCCAATCTTTCAGACGACATCAGTTTTGAAGATGCTGTAAAAGTAAATTACAGTTCAGTAGGAGCAACTTTAGGATATAAATCTCCGTTTGGACAAATAAAACTAAACTTCAGTCATTCATTAAAAAATAACCAAAAAGGCATATTCAGTGTTATATTAGGGCACTGGTTTTAA
- the ybeY gene encoding rRNA maturation RNase YbeY has product MIQFFYENLPESVNTEYTTWLEDIILSEGKKLGEINYIFCDDEYLLKVNQDYLQHDYYTDIITFDYVKGKTISGEIFVSLQRILDNASTLSKNYEEELRRVLAHGILHLSGYKDKTEEEEQLMRDKEDFYIAKYN; this is encoded by the coding sequence ATGATACAATTCTTTTACGAAAATTTACCCGAGTCGGTAAATACAGAATACACAACTTGGCTGGAAGACATCATTCTTTCAGAAGGCAAAAAATTGGGAGAAATCAATTATATTTTTTGTGACGACGAATATTTATTAAAAGTCAACCAAGATTATCTACAGCACGATTACTACACAGACATCATCACTTTCGACTATGTGAAAGGCAAAACAATAAGCGGAGAGATTTTCGTATCTTTGCAGCGCATTTTAGATAATGCTTCTACTCTATCCAAAAATTATGAAGAAGAACTCAGAAGAGTCTTAGCCCATGGCATTCTTCATCTTTCTGGATATAAGGATAAAACCGAGGAAGAAGAACAGCTAATGCGAGACAAAGAAGATTTTTATATTGCAAAATATAATTAA